A DNA window from Pseudodesulfovibrio thermohalotolerans contains the following coding sequences:
- the rpsB gene encoding 30S ribosomal protein S2: MAYVTMKQMLETGVHFGHQTRRWNPKMRPYIFGARNGIHIMDLQQTVKMFATAHDFIVNTVAKGGKVLFIGTKRQAQESVKAEAERAGMYFVTHRWMGGTLTNFQTIKRSIDRLKTLEQMFEDGSISRYTKKEAVGMNREIKKLNLALGGIKDMTEAPQAVFVIDPKREQIAIQECRKLGIPVVAVVDSNCDPDMVDYIIPGNDDAIRAIKLFATHMADACIEGGAMQKDFAAKAEAEAKSTAKDVTAPAEQTEEKAEAPAEVATEENK, from the coding sequence ATGGCTTACGTTACTATGAAGCAGATGCTGGAGACCGGCGTCCACTTCGGCCACCAGACCCGCCGTTGGAACCCCAAAATGCGCCCCTACATCTTCGGCGCCCGCAACGGCATCCACATCATGGACCTGCAGCAGACCGTCAAGATGTTTGCCACCGCCCATGACTTCATCGTCAACACCGTCGCCAAGGGCGGCAAGGTTCTGTTCATCGGCACCAAGCGCCAGGCTCAGGAATCCGTCAAGGCCGAGGCCGAGCGCGCCGGCATGTACTTCGTCACCCACCGCTGGATGGGCGGCACCCTGACCAACTTCCAGACCATCAAGCGTTCCATCGACCGCCTGAAGACCCTTGAGCAGATGTTCGAGGACGGTTCCATCTCCCGCTACACCAAGAAGGAAGCAGTGGGCATGAACCGTGAGATCAAGAAGCTGAACCTGGCTCTGGGCGGCATCAAGGACATGACCGAAGCCCCTCAGGCCGTTTTCGTCATTGATCCCAAGCGCGAGCAGATCGCCATCCAGGAATGCCGCAAGCTCGGCATCCCCGTCGTCGCCGTGGTTGACTCCAACTGCGATCCCGACATGGTGGACTACATCATCCCGGGCAACGATGACGCCATCCGCGCCATCAAGCTGTTCGCCACCCACATGGCCGACGCCTGCATCGAAGGCGGCGCCATGCAGAAGGACTTCGCGGCCAAGGCCGAAGCCGAAGCCAAGTCCACCGCCAAGGACGTGACCGCTCCCGCCGAGCAAACCGAAGAGAAGGCCGAAGCTCCCGCCGAGGTCGCTACCGAGGAGAACAAATAA
- the frr gene encoding ribosome recycling factor, with protein MQTVLNDGKKRMAGAIGSLEKEFGKLRTGRATTALVDSIQVDYYGTPTPISQLSSVSVPDSKTITIQPWDKGAFGAVEKAIQTSDLGLNPVNDGKIIRITIPPLTEERRKELVKVAKKYTEDAKIAIRNVRRDMNDVIKKMEKDKEISEDDLRRSEGDVQKMTDEYVKKADEVMAAKEKEILEI; from the coding sequence ATGCAAACCGTACTCAACGACGGCAAAAAGAGAATGGCCGGAGCCATCGGCTCCCTTGAAAAAGAATTCGGCAAGCTGCGCACTGGCCGCGCCACCACCGCTCTGGTGGATTCCATCCAGGTGGACTACTACGGCACGCCCACGCCCATCAGCCAGCTCTCCTCCGTATCCGTGCCCGACTCCAAGACCATCACCATCCAGCCCTGGGACAAGGGCGCGTTCGGTGCCGTGGAAAAGGCTATCCAGACCTCCGATCTGGGCCTGAACCCGGTCAACGACGGCAAGATCATCCGTATCACCATCCCGCCCCTGACCGAAGAGCGCCGCAAGGAGCTGGTCAAGGTGGCCAAGAAATACACCGAAGACGCCAAGATCGCCATCCGCAACGTGCGGCGCGACATGAACGACGTCATCAAGAAAATGGAAAAGGACAAGGAAATCTCCGAAGACGACCTGCGCCGCAGCGAAGGCGATGTCCAGAAGATGACCGACGAATACGTCAAGAAGGCCGACGAAGTCATGGCCGCCAAGGAAAAAGAAATCCTCGAAATCTAG
- the uppS gene encoding polyprenyl diphosphate synthase, with product MQIPTHIAIIMDGNGRWAKQRGLQRSDGHRAGTEAARAVVTRCRELGVRHLTLYTFSKENWSRPKDEIKTLFDLLTTFLKREEASLKEQGIRLNVLGEIDDMPMAVRQVLRHVMRQTAKCSEMTLNLALNYSGREEIVRAARNLAAKGVPPEAITEETFAAELWTGGQPDPDLVIRTSGELRLSNYLLFQSAYAEFYFTDIYWPDFTPAELDKAIEDLNGRQRRFGKTGEQVDNT from the coding sequence ATGCAAATCCCCACCCACATAGCCATCATCATGGATGGCAACGGCAGGTGGGCCAAACAGCGCGGGCTGCAACGATCCGACGGCCATAGGGCCGGGACCGAGGCGGCCCGCGCCGTGGTCACCCGCTGCCGCGAGCTCGGCGTTCGACACCTGACCCTGTATACCTTCTCCAAGGAGAACTGGTCCCGTCCCAAGGACGAGATCAAAACGCTCTTCGACCTCCTCACCACCTTTTTGAAACGGGAGGAGGCAAGCCTCAAGGAACAGGGTATCCGGCTCAACGTCCTGGGCGAGATCGACGACATGCCCATGGCGGTCCGCCAGGTGCTCAGGCACGTCATGCGCCAGACCGCGAAATGCTCGGAAATGACCCTCAACCTGGCCCTGAACTACTCGGGACGGGAGGAGATCGTCCGTGCGGCCAGAAACCTGGCAGCCAAGGGGGTTCCCCCCGAAGCGATCACCGAGGAGACCTTCGCCGCCGAGCTGTGGACCGGAGGTCAGCCGGACCCGGATCTGGTCATCCGCACCAGCGGGGAGCTGCGCCTGTCGAACTACCTCCTTTTCCAGTCCGCCTATGCGGAGTTCTACTTCACGGACATCTACTGGCCGGACTTTACCCCGGCCGAGCTGGACAAGGCCATTGAGGACCTGAACGGCCGCCAGCGACGCTTCGGCAAGACGGGGGAGCAGGTGGACAATACCTAG
- the dxr gene encoding 1-deoxy-D-xylulose-5-phosphate reductoisomerase, producing MKTYISSWPASVATPSFPRRLAILGATGSIGDSALKVAAKHPERFTVKALAGGRNGRKLAELCARFRPEYAAVLTKEAGQEFLQNLPEGYAPELLVGPGAYVRLAAMDEVDLVLSSIVGAAGFEPTLAAAEAGKMIALANKESLVLGGHLIRAACRRTGAVILPVDSEHNALFQGLAGHGRDEELKRLILTASGGPFRGKDRAFLETVTREQALAHPNWNMGAKISIDSATLMNKGLELIEACHLYGLPPEMVDVVVHPQSIVHSLVEYVDGSQLAHMGNPDMQVPIAHCLCYPERVTVDVPRLQLASVGTLTFEEPDLDAFPCLRLAREAFDAGPSHPIVLNAANEIAVDAFLKERIGFTDIPAIIEAGLDRHAPVDVSTPETVLALDREVRRETEARL from the coding sequence ATGAAAACCTACATATCTTCCTGGCCCGCATCGGTCGCCACTCCGTCGTTCCCGCGCAGGCTCGCCATTCTCGGGGCCACCGGCTCCATCGGCGACTCGGCGCTCAAAGTCGCGGCCAAGCACCCCGAACGGTTTACGGTCAAGGCGCTGGCGGGCGGACGCAATGGACGCAAGCTGGCCGAATTGTGCGCCAGATTCCGACCTGAATACGCTGCCGTGCTGACCAAAGAGGCCGGGCAGGAATTTCTCCAAAACCTGCCCGAGGGCTATGCCCCCGAGCTGCTGGTCGGACCCGGCGCGTATGTCCGGCTGGCCGCCATGGACGAGGTGGACCTGGTCCTCTCCTCCATTGTGGGTGCCGCCGGTTTCGAGCCCACCCTGGCCGCGGCCGAGGCGGGAAAGATGATCGCTCTGGCCAACAAGGAATCCCTGGTGCTGGGCGGCCACCTCATCCGGGCGGCCTGCCGCAGAACCGGAGCCGTGATCCTGCCCGTGGACTCCGAACACAACGCCCTGTTCCAGGGGCTGGCCGGACACGGCAGGGACGAGGAGCTGAAACGGCTCATCCTGACGGCTTCAGGCGGCCCGTTCAGGGGCAAAGACCGGGCGTTCCTCGAAACCGTTACTCGCGAACAGGCGCTGGCCCATCCCAACTGGAACATGGGTGCGAAAATTTCCATCGACTCGGCCACCCTGATGAACAAGGGACTCGAACTCATCGAGGCCTGCCATCTTTATGGCCTGCCGCCCGAAATGGTGGACGTGGTGGTCCATCCCCAATCCATCGTCCACTCCCTGGTGGAGTATGTGGACGGCTCCCAGCTCGCCCACATGGGCAACCCCGACATGCAGGTGCCCATCGCCCACTGTCTCTGCTACCCCGAACGGGTCACGGTGGACGTGCCGCGTCTCCAACTCGCTTCGGTGGGCACACTGACCTTCGAAGAGCCCGACCTTGACGCCTTCCCCTGCCTGCGGCTGGCCCGCGAGGCCTTCGACGCCGGGCCGAGCCACCCCATCGTACTCAACGCGGCCAACGAGATCGCGGTTGACGCCTTCCTGAAGGAACGCATCGGGTTCACCGACATCCCGGCCATAATCGAAGCCGGACTTGACCGTCATGCCCCTGTGGACGTATCCACGCCGGAGACGGTGCTGGCCCTCGATCGGGAGGTCCGGCGGGAAACCGAGGCGCGCCTCTAG
- the pyrH gene encoding UMP kinase yields the protein MTKTRYSRILLKLSGEALAGEQQFGIEPGAIGQFAKEIAEVAATGLQMALVIGGGNIFRGMAASAKGMDRAQGDYMGMLATVMNALAVQDALEKNGCDTRVMTALSMADVAEPYIRRRALRHMDKGRVVICAAGTGNPYFTTDSAAALRALELKCDAIFKATKVDGVYDKDPAKYDDAVKYETVSYMETLEKRLGVMDSTAISMARDNNLPIIVFNLHKEGNIRRAANGETIGTTVQGD from the coding sequence ATGACCAAGACGCGTTATTCGCGGATTTTATTGAAGCTGAGCGGCGAAGCTCTCGCCGGGGAACAGCAGTTCGGCATCGAGCCGGGCGCAATCGGCCAATTCGCCAAAGAGATTGCCGAGGTGGCCGCCACCGGCCTGCAGATGGCTCTCGTCATCGGCGGCGGCAATATCTTTCGCGGCATGGCCGCCTCGGCCAAGGGCATGGACCGCGCCCAAGGCGACTACATGGGCATGTTGGCCACCGTCATGAACGCCCTGGCAGTTCAGGACGCCCTTGAGAAAAACGGCTGCGACACCCGGGTCATGACCGCCCTCTCCATGGCCGACGTTGCTGAACCGTATATCCGCCGCCGTGCGCTCAGGCACATGGACAAGGGCCGGGTGGTCATCTGTGCGGCAGGAACCGGCAACCCCTATTTCACTACCGACTCGGCCGCCGCTCTGCGCGCGCTTGAGCTCAAGTGCGACGCCATCTTCAAGGCCACCAAGGTGGACGGCGTATACGACAAGGACCCCGCCAAATACGACGACGCGGTCAAATATGAAACGGTCTCATACATGGAGACCCTGGAAAAGCGGCTGGGCGTCATGGACTCCACCGCCATTTCCATGGCCAGGGACAACAACCTGCCGATCATCGTCTTCAACCTCCACAAGGAAGGCAATATCCGCAGGGCCGCCAACGGTGAAACCATCGGAACGACTGTTCAAGGAGACTAA
- a CDS encoding phosphatidate cytidylyltransferase: MENSPHKQRIATSGVLAILPALALFFQGWVLFAVLALFSVLTLWEFYSMFRPVQSMTAFKSLGAACTFLLMGAYTTDDLRYPAIILAAAFWASAMIFLLRYNKDVAASYRHAAIFLAGLFYIPLNLHFLLHYNRVEILLVLGAAVVSDTAAFYAGTWFGKRKIWPRISPKKSWAGSIGGLCACTAATLAWGLIFGLPDVVWWKWLLLGMALNIAAQFGDFFESALKRSLDIKDSGVILPGHGGLLDRVDSLLLVTPCYGLIAMFQPFFA; this comes from the coding sequence ATGGAAAACTCCCCTCACAAGCAACGAATCGCCACCAGTGGCGTCTTGGCCATACTTCCGGCTCTCGCCCTGTTCTTCCAGGGATGGGTTCTCTTCGCGGTTCTCGCCCTTTTCAGTGTCCTGACCCTGTGGGAGTTCTACTCCATGTTCCGGCCCGTACAGTCCATGACCGCCTTCAAATCGCTGGGAGCGGCCTGCACCTTTCTGCTCATGGGCGCATACACCACCGACGATCTTCGCTATCCGGCGATCATTCTGGCAGCGGCCTTCTGGGCGTCGGCCATGATCTTCCTTCTGCGCTACAACAAGGACGTGGCCGCATCTTACCGTCATGCGGCGATCTTCCTGGCCGGGCTGTTCTACATCCCGCTAAATCTGCACTTTTTACTCCATTACAACAGGGTGGAAATCCTGCTGGTCCTCGGAGCGGCCGTGGTGTCCGACACCGCCGCCTTCTACGCCGGGACATGGTTCGGCAAGCGCAAGATTTGGCCGCGAATCAGTCCCAAGAAATCCTGGGCCGGTTCCATCGGCGGCCTGTGTGCCTGCACCGCCGCCACCCTTGCCTGGGGCCTGATCTTCGGTCTGCCCGACGTGGTCTGGTGGAAATGGCTGCTGCTCGGCATGGCCCTGAACATCGCCGCCCAGTTCGGCGACTTCTTCGAGTCCGCCCTGAAACGCTCCCTGGACATCAAGGACTCCGGCGTCATCCTCCCCGGCCACGGCGGCCTGCTCGACCGGGTGGACAGCCTGCTTCTCGTCACCCCCTGTTACGGGCTGATCGCCATGTTCCAGCCTTTCTTCGCCTAG
- the tsf gene encoding translation elongation factor Ts has product MSITAAQVKALREKTGAGMMDCKKALAESGGDEEKAVMYLREKGLSKAAKKAGRATSEGLVTPYVSEDGKTAVISELLCETDFVAKGDDFQAFAQALAEKIAGLDVTSGDASDLPEAVTDVTDLIAKLGENMGVGRFAKIATDGVLGVYIHSNNKLGAIVELTGTDDVDVAKDVAMHVAAMNPACITPDELPAEILEREKTLYLKQAMDEGKPEAIAEKIVSGRLHKFYKDVCLVEQAFIKDDKQTIKQILKGGAVASFHRLALGEKAE; this is encoded by the coding sequence ATGTCGATCACTGCTGCACAAGTTAAGGCCCTGCGCGAAAAAACCGGCGCCGGCATGATGGATTGCAAGAAGGCCCTTGCCGAGTCCGGAGGAGACGAGGAAAAGGCCGTCATGTACCTCCGCGAGAAGGGTCTGTCCAAAGCCGCCAAGAAGGCCGGCCGAGCCACTTCCGAAGGCCTGGTCACTCCCTACGTTTCCGAAGACGGCAAGACCGCCGTCATCTCCGAGCTGCTTTGCGAGACCGACTTCGTTGCCAAGGGCGACGACTTCCAGGCCTTTGCCCAGGCCCTGGCCGAAAAGATCGCCGGTCTGGACGTGACCTCCGGCGACGCCTCCGACCTGCCCGAAGCGGTGACCGACGTTACCGACCTCATCGCCAAGCTCGGTGAGAACATGGGCGTTGGCCGCTTCGCCAAAATTGCCACCGACGGCGTGCTCGGCGTGTACATCCACTCCAACAACAAGCTGGGCGCCATCGTCGAGCTGACCGGCACCGACGACGTTGATGTCGCCAAGGACGTGGCCATGCACGTGGCCGCCATGAATCCGGCCTGCATCACTCCCGACGAGCTGCCTGCCGAAATTCTGGAAAGGGAAAAGACCCTGTACCTCAAGCAGGCCATGGACGAGGGCAAGCCCGAAGCCATCGCCGAGAAGATCGTTTCCGGCCGCCTGCACAAGTTCTACAAGGACGTTTGCCTGGTCGAGCAAGCCTTTATCAAGGACGACAAGCAGACCATCAAGCAGATCCTGAAAGGCGGTGCCGTGGCCAGTTTCCACCGACTGGCGCTCGGTGAAAAGGCCGAGTAA